GGCGTTGATGAGGTCCTGCAGGCGAGTGTTCACCTCGACCGGCGTCACGGTGATCGCCGGGACCTTGTAGTACTTGGTGTAGCGTTCTTCGAGGTGGAGCCGCAGGCCGTCGACGGTCATGTTTGCGGCCCGCACTTGGCCGAGCAGCGGCAGCGTAATCGTCCCGTCGGGCTGGATCACCAACTCGCGGCGGACGTCGTCTTGCGTGCCGCCGATGCCGCCCGCAGCCGAGTCGCCGGTCAGCGACTCAACGCGAATCTTGTCGCCGACCTGCAGTTCGTACGGGTAGCTCGTCATCTCCCGCGTCAGGCGGAAGACGAAGATGATGCGATCGTCGACGCGGATGCGGTACTCCGGCACGTGCGCGAGGCGGGCGTGGCCGATGTACTCGCCTTGGGCGTAGGCTTGCCAATCGACGGGGCCGCGGGCGTCCCAGGTGACTTCGCCTTGGCCGGCGCTTACGGTGCTATCAACGCCCCAGATCGGATATGGGGCGGCGGGGCTCAATGCCTGGCAGAGCACGAACTCTTCCGCGGTGGCGAGCTTCACCAGTTGCTCACGCGACTGCGTAGCCTTCGCAGCGGGAACGATTTGCCGCGGCGTCGAGCGATCGATCAGCGACGTCAGCACGAACAACGCCACCGCGACGACTGCCAACCGTTTGAAGGCGATCTGTTTCCAACGAAGGATCATCGGAAGTAGCCTCCGGGCAGCCGGGTGATGTTGTGAACCGGCTCGCTGGGAGCTGGCGCCGGGGCTTGGCTCGTTGCAGTCGCGGCGGGGCGAGGTTGCGGAATCGGCGGGCCGGCGGCGACTTGCGGCGCCGGCGCCGTCGGCGCCAGCGCCGTCGGCGCCAGCGGATCGCCCGTGCGAGCCAGCGTTTGCGGATCAACCCACTGCACGCCGCTCACGCTGCTCATCCCCTGCGCCGCCAACTGGTGTGCTTGGGAATCGCTGAGCGTCGCGAGGTCTTCGCGGCCGAGCTTGCGTTGAATGCGGGCCAAGTTGCGATAAACGACCGGGTGAGGTTCGCGGGCCGCCACTTGGGCGAGAATGTATTCCGAATCGACGTAGTGGCCAGCTTCCGCCAGCAGCACGCCAAGCTCATGGGCGGCGAGGTGGTTGTCTTCGCGAGCTAGCAACGCCGCTTGCTGCAGCGAGAACGCGCGACGTTCGACCTGCACGATGCGACCAGGTTCAGCGCGGCCGATTTGGCTGTAGAGCTTGCCGAGTGCGTGGAGCGCCATCGAGCCGGCCGGTTCGCCGGCGACTGAGGCGCCAAGTTGTAGTTGGGCGTAACGATAGTAGAGATCGGCCAGTTGCTGCGGCATCAGGTCGCCGGCGCCGCTCTTCGCGACCGGCGTGCGGTGCGACGCGATGATCACGGCGAAGTCGAGGCGATTGTCGATGCCAGGGCCGCGCGGGGTAAAGTCGGCTGCTTCTTCCAGGGCTCGCAAGCCGTTGGCGAGAGCGACCGAACGCCGCGACAGGCCGCGCTTTTGGTCCTTCGCCTCGGCAATCATCCGCAAGACTTCGAGGAATTGTTCGCGAGCGGCGAAATAGGCGCCCCGCTGGGCGAGCTTATAGCCGCGGCGGATTTTTGCGAGGGCCTGCTCGCTCACCATGGCGCCGGTCATGTGGCCGGTGACCGTGGGGCCGGCATCGGCGAGCAGCTCTTCCGCTTCTTGCGAGAGCGAACCGCCGAGGGTGCTTGTGGTATCGCTGAGTCGCGGCGGGAGTGCGAGCGACGCTTCCGTGCTGGCGGCGTCGGGCGTCGGTAGGATGTCGTAGTCGGTGAGCGGCTCGGTGGCGACGAGCGAAGCCTCAGTTGACTCGTCAGCTGGTGTGCTCGCGTCGAGCGGCGTCGCTCCGGAGGCGTCGTGCCATTCGGTGAAGCCCGCTTCGAGCGGTTGCGGCGGCAGCAGCGTCGGGCCGGCGGTGGGCATCTCGACGGCGTCGAGTTCCGCGGTTGCGTTTGGTGCGGCAGCGATTTGCTCGGCTTCTTCCGCTTCGATGGTCGGGAGCGGCGTGAGCTCTGGCTCGGCCGGCGTTTGCAGACGCGGCTCGTTGGGGAGTGACATCATACCGGCCGGTTCCACGGCGTCGGCCGTCGGCGGCAGCAGCGGGCGGGCCCACGCGATTTCGGCCTGGCGAGGAGTGCGAGCGAACGCGCCGGAACTGGCGGCGTTCGATCGCTCGGCGCGTTCGGCGCCAGCATCGCCGCAGCCAAT
This sequence is a window from Lacipirellula parvula. Protein-coding genes within it:
- a CDS encoding polysaccharide biosynthesis/export family protein; translated protein: MILRWKQIAFKRLAVVAVALFVLTSLIDRSTPRQIVPAAKATQSREQLVKLATAEEFVLCQALSPAAPYPIWGVDSTVSAGQGEVTWDARGPVDWQAYAQGEYIGHARLAHVPEYRIRVDDRIIFVFRLTREMTSYPYELQVGDKIRVESLTGDSAAGGIGGTQDDVRRELVIQPDGTITLPLLGQVRAANMTVDGLRLHLEERYTKYYKVPAITVTPVEVNTRLQDLINAVVARQGNGGQQLESTVNPDGRLFLPALGPICAQGLTVDELKVEVDARYDAAIPGVDITPVLTQRAPRYVFIGGEVRQPGRFVLEGPTTLMQAVTMAGGHLNGGNLRQVVVFRRGDDWRLMASMFDIQGGLYGKRPTPADEIWLNDSDIVIVPKTPIRVADEWISEFFTNGLYAMFPQFAFGNLNFNNFRSISN